The proteins below are encoded in one region of Sminthopsis crassicaudata isolate SCR6 chromosome 1, ASM4859323v1, whole genome shotgun sequence:
- the LOC141551469 gene encoding uncharacterized protein LOC141551469 isoform X3 yields MGKNSNPRKSPGVSSNVTQQPFINWNSFAACCDNQIQGQKARKSWEYSKTRSGNDEISEEKGSHTVTSGRLQRTIPLGSEYIEACEEEHGEEVRQLIIPIRKIVKEENQDFQRIMDKDKSSSSGDKSQNCEKLGESFNLGSKLATHKRIQNAYACDECGKAFSQSSTLIVHQRVHTGEKPYECQECGRAFTRSSHLIRHLRIHTGEKPYKCNVCGKMFSQGSSLIVHQGVHTGKKPYECQECGKTFSRSSRLIVHHRIHTGEKPYECNECGKAFSCSSYLIVHQRIHTGEKPYRCNECGKAFGQSSHLIFHQTTHDRKKEKLAALVRAPS; encoded by the exons ATGGGGAAAAATAGCAACCCTAGAAAAAGTCCAGGTGTCAGCTCTAATGTCACTCAACAACCATTCATCAACTGGAACTCCTTTGCTGCCTGCTGTGATAACCAGATACAGGGACAGAAAGCTAGAAAATCATGGGAGT ATAGTAAGACCAGATCTGGAAATGATGAAATCTCTGAAGAAAAAGGATCCCATACAGTGACATCAGGAAGACTCCAGCGCACTATTCCCCTGGGATCTGAGTATATAGAAGCTTGTGAAGAGGAACATGGTGAGGAAGTGAGGCAGCTGATAATCCCTATTAGGAAGATAGTAAAGGAAGAGAACCAAGATTTCCAAAGAATTATGGACAAAGATAAGTCAAGCTCCTCAGGAGACAAAAGCCAGAACTGTGAAAAATTGGGAGAAAGTTTCAATCTTGGCTCAAAACTTGCTACACACAAGAGAATTCAGAATGCTTATGCAtgtgatgaatgtggaaaagccttcagtcaGAGTTCTACCCTTATTGTACATCAAAGggttcacactggagagaaaccttatgaatgtcaGGAGTGTGGGAGAGCCTTCACAAGGAGTTCCCACCTTATACGACATCTtagaatccacactggggaaaaaccttataaatgtaatgtatGTGGGAAAATGTTCAGTCAGGGCTCAAGCCTTATTGTCCATCAGGGAGTCCACACTGGGAAAAAACCCTATGAATGtcaggaatgtgggaaaactttcaGTCGAAGTTCACGCCTCATTGTCCATCAcagaatccacactggggaaaagccctatgaatgtaatgaatgtgggaaagccttcagttGTAGTTCTTATCTTATTGttcatcagagaatccacactggggagaagccctatagatgtaatgagtgtgggaaagcctttgGTCAGAGTTCACATCTTATTTTCCATCAGACAACTCATGATcgaaagaaagagaagctagcTGCACTGGTTAGAGCACCATCTTGA
- the LOC141551469 gene encoding uncharacterized protein LOC141551469 isoform X1: MTTKEKKGTDLDLLGPISVKEEEEDEDTWGQVSTTIQKLEIPWGKIATLEKVQVSALMSLNNHSSTGTPLLPAVITRYRDRKLENHGSVDSKTRSGNDEISEEKGSHTVTSGRLQRTIPLGSEYIEACEEEHGEEVRQLIIPIRKIVKEENQDFQRIMDKDKSSSSGDKSQNCEKLGESFNLGSKLATHKRIQNAYACDECGKAFSQSSTLIVHQRVHTGEKPYECQECGRAFTRSSHLIRHLRIHTGEKPYKCNVCGKMFSQGSSLIVHQGVHTGKKPYECQECGKTFSRSSRLIVHHRIHTGEKPYECNECGKAFSCSSYLIVHQRIHTGEKPYRCNECGKAFGQSSHLIFHQTTHDRKKEKLAALVRAPS; this comes from the exons ATgaccacaaaagagaaaaagggaacagACCTGGATCTTTTGGGCCCTATCTCagtaaaggaggaggaagaagatgaagacaCTTGGGGTCAG GTCTCAACCACTATCCAAAAACTTGAAATACCATGGGGAAAAATAGCAACCCTAGAAAAAGTCCAGGTGTCAGCTCTAATGTCACTCAACAACCATTCATCAACTGGAACTCCTTTGCTGCCTGCTGTGATAACCAGATACAGGGACAGAAAGCTAGAAAATCATGGGAGTGTGG ATAGTAAGACCAGATCTGGAAATGATGAAATCTCTGAAGAAAAAGGATCCCATACAGTGACATCAGGAAGACTCCAGCGCACTATTCCCCTGGGATCTGAGTATATAGAAGCTTGTGAAGAGGAACATGGTGAGGAAGTGAGGCAGCTGATAATCCCTATTAGGAAGATAGTAAAGGAAGAGAACCAAGATTTCCAAAGAATTATGGACAAAGATAAGTCAAGCTCCTCAGGAGACAAAAGCCAGAACTGTGAAAAATTGGGAGAAAGTTTCAATCTTGGCTCAAAACTTGCTACACACAAGAGAATTCAGAATGCTTATGCAtgtgatgaatgtggaaaagccttcagtcaGAGTTCTACCCTTATTGTACATCAAAGggttcacactggagagaaaccttatgaatgtcaGGAGTGTGGGAGAGCCTTCACAAGGAGTTCCCACCTTATACGACATCTtagaatccacactggggaaaaaccttataaatgtaatgtatGTGGGAAAATGTTCAGTCAGGGCTCAAGCCTTATTGTCCATCAGGGAGTCCACACTGGGAAAAAACCCTATGAATGtcaggaatgtgggaaaactttcaGTCGAAGTTCACGCCTCATTGTCCATCAcagaatccacactggggaaaagccctatgaatgtaatgaatgtgggaaagccttcagttGTAGTTCTTATCTTATTGttcatcagagaatccacactggggagaagccctatagatgtaatgagtgtgggaaagcctttgGTCAGAGTTCACATCTTATTTTCCATCAGACAACTCATGATcgaaagaaagagaagctagcTGCACTGGTTAGAGCACCATCTTGA
- the LOC141551469 gene encoding uncharacterized protein LOC141551469 isoform X4: MGKNSNPRKSPGVSSNVTQQPFINWNSFAACCDNQIQGQKARKSWECGKTRSGNDEISEEKGSHTVTSGRLQRTIPLGSEYIEACEEEHGEEVRQLIIPIRKIVKEENQDFQRIMDKDKSSSSGDKSQNCEKLGESFNLGSKLATHKRIQNAYACDECGKAFSQSSTLIVHQRVHTGEKPYECQECGRAFTRSSHLIRHLRIHTGEKPYKCNVCGKMFSQGSSLIVHQGVHTGKKPYECQECGKTFSRSSRLIVHHRIHTGEKPYECNECGKAFSCSSYLIVHQRIHTGEKPYRCNECGKAFGQSSHLIFHQTTHDRKKEKLAALVRAPS; this comes from the exons ATGGGGAAAAATAGCAACCCTAGAAAAAGTCCAGGTGTCAGCTCTAATGTCACTCAACAACCATTCATCAACTGGAACTCCTTTGCTGCCTGCTGTGATAACCAGATACAGGGACAGAAAGCTAGAAAATCATGGGAGTGTGG TAAGACCAGATCTGGAAATGATGAAATCTCTGAAGAAAAAGGATCCCATACAGTGACATCAGGAAGACTCCAGCGCACTATTCCCCTGGGATCTGAGTATATAGAAGCTTGTGAAGAGGAACATGGTGAGGAAGTGAGGCAGCTGATAATCCCTATTAGGAAGATAGTAAAGGAAGAGAACCAAGATTTCCAAAGAATTATGGACAAAGATAAGTCAAGCTCCTCAGGAGACAAAAGCCAGAACTGTGAAAAATTGGGAGAAAGTTTCAATCTTGGCTCAAAACTTGCTACACACAAGAGAATTCAGAATGCTTATGCAtgtgatgaatgtggaaaagccttcagtcaGAGTTCTACCCTTATTGTACATCAAAGggttcacactggagagaaaccttatgaatgtcaGGAGTGTGGGAGAGCCTTCACAAGGAGTTCCCACCTTATACGACATCTtagaatccacactggggaaaaaccttataaatgtaatgtatGTGGGAAAATGTTCAGTCAGGGCTCAAGCCTTATTGTCCATCAGGGAGTCCACACTGGGAAAAAACCCTATGAATGtcaggaatgtgggaaaactttcaGTCGAAGTTCACGCCTCATTGTCCATCAcagaatccacactggggaaaagccctatgaatgtaatgaatgtgggaaagccttcagttGTAGTTCTTATCTTATTGttcatcagagaatccacactggggagaagccctatagatgtaatgagtgtgggaaagcctttgGTCAGAGTTCACATCTTATTTTCCATCAGACAACTCATGATcgaaagaaagagaagctagcTGCACTGGTTAGAGCACCATCTTGA
- the LOC141551469 gene encoding uncharacterized protein LOC141551469 isoform X2 — translation MKTLGVSTTIQKLEIPWGKIATLEKVQVSALMSLNNHSSTGTPLLPAVITRYRDRKLENHGSVDSKTRSGNDEISEEKGSHTVTSGRLQRTIPLGSEYIEACEEEHGEEVRQLIIPIRKIVKEENQDFQRIMDKDKSSSSGDKSQNCEKLGESFNLGSKLATHKRIQNAYACDECGKAFSQSSTLIVHQRVHTGEKPYECQECGRAFTRSSHLIRHLRIHTGEKPYKCNVCGKMFSQGSSLIVHQGVHTGKKPYECQECGKTFSRSSRLIVHHRIHTGEKPYECNECGKAFSCSSYLIVHQRIHTGEKPYRCNECGKAFGQSSHLIFHQTTHDRKKEKLAALVRAPS, via the exons atgaagacaCTTGGG GTCTCAACCACTATCCAAAAACTTGAAATACCATGGGGAAAAATAGCAACCCTAGAAAAAGTCCAGGTGTCAGCTCTAATGTCACTCAACAACCATTCATCAACTGGAACTCCTTTGCTGCCTGCTGTGATAACCAGATACAGGGACAGAAAGCTAGAAAATCATGGGAGTGTGG ATAGTAAGACCAGATCTGGAAATGATGAAATCTCTGAAGAAAAAGGATCCCATACAGTGACATCAGGAAGACTCCAGCGCACTATTCCCCTGGGATCTGAGTATATAGAAGCTTGTGAAGAGGAACATGGTGAGGAAGTGAGGCAGCTGATAATCCCTATTAGGAAGATAGTAAAGGAAGAGAACCAAGATTTCCAAAGAATTATGGACAAAGATAAGTCAAGCTCCTCAGGAGACAAAAGCCAGAACTGTGAAAAATTGGGAGAAAGTTTCAATCTTGGCTCAAAACTTGCTACACACAAGAGAATTCAGAATGCTTATGCAtgtgatgaatgtggaaaagccttcagtcaGAGTTCTACCCTTATTGTACATCAAAGggttcacactggagagaaaccttatgaatgtcaGGAGTGTGGGAGAGCCTTCACAAGGAGTTCCCACCTTATACGACATCTtagaatccacactggggaaaaaccttataaatgtaatgtatGTGGGAAAATGTTCAGTCAGGGCTCAAGCCTTATTGTCCATCAGGGAGTCCACACTGGGAAAAAACCCTATGAATGtcaggaatgtgggaaaactttcaGTCGAAGTTCACGCCTCATTGTCCATCAcagaatccacactggggaaaagccctatgaatgtaatgaatgtgggaaagccttcagttGTAGTTCTTATCTTATTGttcatcagagaatccacactggggagaagccctatagatgtaatgagtgtgggaaagcctttgGTCAGAGTTCACATCTTATTTTCCATCAGACAACTCATGATcgaaagaaagagaagctagcTGCACTGGTTAGAGCACCATCTTGA